A region of Paenibacillus thiaminolyticus DNA encodes the following proteins:
- a CDS encoding TCP-1/cpn60 chaperonin family protein translates to MTQGQGQVQETDERYATLLNNANAVRALSSAVEGTLGPKGLDVMLVGANGDVVITNDGVTILEKMDVTHPAARLLIQVARAQQSEVGDGTTTATVLAGALVQEGVAQVTRGVPAAKVVNGMLEGIRVAAARLAERALRLEGWNDPKLHRAVHIAGREQADIVRLVLEAGQAVGWEQLQDPAYRLAEQIVAHEKASNEWFHGVLLKQKPLQRDWLPERTGCRVLILQDALEPDTLDEQLLTTEAGFQQYMAHRSAFMERLQRLHELGVGFLVLERGLHPEAEQFCLDHDMMVVQRVSREDIMRVCRLTGGKPLKRAALAKDAAVLEPLLGGTACVRYDERLERVRLYAPQTALSSDGPGGTPEPAGMRRAQVTLIVGASTREVVGERARIAQDAAAALQAAIQSGVLPGGGTTELALSYMLERYRETVRGMEAFGVAAVAQALRKPMAQIVLNAGFNPLEKLEEARAAQTASGSDAIGIDCDSGALLDYGDAGIVDPAAVKLHALRAAGEVAAAVLRIHTVIKMKPEA, encoded by the coding sequence GTGACTCAAGGACAAGGACAAGTACAGGAGACCGATGAGCGCTATGCGACGCTCCTGAATAATGCGAATGCCGTCCGGGCCCTCAGCTCGGCTGTCGAAGGCACGCTTGGCCCGAAGGGGCTGGATGTTATGCTGGTCGGCGCCAATGGCGACGTCGTCATTACCAATGACGGCGTCACCATTTTGGAGAAGATGGATGTGACCCATCCGGCCGCCCGGCTGCTCATCCAGGTGGCGCGCGCCCAGCAGAGCGAGGTCGGCGACGGCACGACGACGGCGACGGTACTGGCCGGTGCGCTTGTGCAGGAAGGCGTCGCCCAAGTGACGAGAGGCGTGCCCGCGGCGAAGGTCGTGAACGGGATGCTTGAGGGCATTCGTGTCGCGGCCGCCCGGCTGGCGGAACGCGCGCTGCGGCTCGAAGGCTGGAACGACCCGAAGCTGCACCGCGCGGTACATATCGCGGGCCGGGAGCAGGCCGACATCGTCCGGCTCGTGCTGGAGGCGGGACAGGCGGTAGGCTGGGAGCAGCTTCAGGATCCGGCCTACCGGCTCGCCGAACAGATTGTCGCGCACGAGAAGGCGAGCAATGAATGGTTCCACGGCGTGCTCCTGAAGCAGAAGCCGCTGCAGCGGGATTGGCTGCCGGAACGGACCGGATGCCGCGTCCTTATCCTGCAGGATGCGCTCGAACCGGACACGCTCGACGAGCAGCTGCTGACGACCGAAGCCGGCTTCCAGCAGTATATGGCTCACCGCTCCGCCTTCATGGAGCGGCTGCAGCGTCTTCACGAGCTGGGGGTCGGCTTCCTCGTGCTGGAGCGAGGCCTTCATCCGGAAGCGGAGCAATTTTGTCTCGACCATGATATGATGGTCGTGCAGCGGGTCAGCCGCGAAGATATTATGCGCGTCTGCCGCCTTACGGGCGGCAAGCCGTTGAAGCGGGCCGCCCTGGCCAAGGATGCGGCGGTGCTGGAGCCGCTGCTCGGCGGCACCGCCTGCGTGCGCTACGATGAGCGCCTGGAGCGCGTGCGGCTGTACGCCCCGCAGACGGCGCTCAGCTCAGACGGCCCGGGCGGCACGCCGGAGCCGGCGGGCATGCGCCGCGCGCAGGTGACGCTCATCGTGGGCGCGAGCACGCGCGAGGTCGTGGGCGAGCGGGCGCGCATCGCCCAGGATGCCGCCGCGGCGCTTCAAGCCGCGATCCAGAGCGGCGTTCTGCCGGGCGGCGGCACGACGGAGCTGGCGCTCTCCTACATGCTAGAGCGCTACAGGGAGACCGTCCGCGGCATGGAAGCCTTCGGCGTGGCCGCGGTAGCGCAGGCGCTGCGCAAGCCGATGGCCCAGATTGTGCTGAACGCCGGCTTCAACCCGCTGGAGAAGCTGGAGGAAGCGCGGGCGGCGCAGACCGCATCGGGATCCGATGCCATCGGCATTGACTGTGACAGCGGAGCGCTGCTTGATTATGGCGACGCAGGCATCGTCGACCCGGCTGCCGTGAAGCTCCATGCGCTGCGGGCGGCCGGCGAAGTGGCCGCCGCCGTGCTGCGGATTCACACGGTCATTAAGATGAAGCCGGAAGCGTAA
- a CDS encoding stage II sporulation protein P, whose protein sequence is MFRTVNIAKWKQKWMQTLLMGRTFLLLSIASAMFFIVLGLGGLLEQKLDSSPLASMKGVAAQLSSRLFVDMLAMEMPNLPSGEGESSLTRTQIAQFLVQMATNVNPLDPKSLLAGEVPGLNREQAIPLRLGVGNQSAKGPVDYPSLPAESTLPEHGGEPTDDSGGGAPPQTETVQPQAPSNTERSGSSSNLKDYVFIYHSHNRESWNPELKKESANPNDPKINVTLVGKHLQKELQKRGIGAVHSNQDYSSTIKGYSWNYSYKYSKQTVKQAMAEHQDLQFFFDIHRDALRRKDSTVEIDGTSYAQVYFVIGRGNPDWRDNEKFAKEIHDRLENKYPGISRGIWGKSTAQGNGEYNQSLSPNSVIMEIGGIDNTLEENYRTAEVLAELITEIVREKTNAKPVMKPEQKEQQRQAPGQAPERNTASRKNAQPGANG, encoded by the coding sequence ATGTTCCGCACGGTCAATATTGCCAAATGGAAGCAGAAGTGGATGCAGACGCTGCTCATGGGACGCACATTTCTGCTATTATCGATTGCTTCTGCCATGTTTTTTATCGTGCTTGGGCTGGGAGGATTGCTGGAACAGAAGCTGGATTCATCGCCGCTTGCTTCGATGAAGGGAGTCGCGGCGCAGCTGTCCAGCCGCCTGTTTGTCGATATGCTTGCGATGGAAATGCCGAATCTGCCCTCTGGAGAGGGGGAATCTTCCCTTACCCGGACACAGATTGCCCAATTCCTCGTACAGATGGCAACCAATGTGAATCCGCTTGATCCGAAATCGCTGCTCGCCGGAGAGGTTCCGGGACTGAACCGCGAACAAGCGATTCCGCTCCGGTTAGGCGTCGGGAACCAATCGGCCAAGGGTCCGGTTGATTATCCTTCGCTTCCGGCGGAATCAACCTTGCCGGAGCACGGGGGAGAGCCGACAGACGATTCGGGCGGAGGGGCTCCGCCGCAGACGGAGACCGTGCAGCCGCAGGCCCCGTCGAATACGGAACGAAGCGGGTCAAGCTCTAATTTGAAAGATTACGTTTTTATCTATCATTCCCATAACCGGGAATCGTGGAACCCGGAATTGAAGAAGGAGAGCGCGAATCCGAACGACCCCAAAATCAACGTGACGCTGGTCGGGAAGCATTTGCAGAAGGAGCTCCAGAAGCGGGGGATCGGAGCCGTTCATTCCAACCAGGACTATTCGTCGACGATCAAAGGGTATAGCTGGAACTATTCCTACAAATACTCGAAGCAAACGGTAAAGCAGGCGATGGCAGAGCATCAGGATCTCCAATTTTTCTTCGACATCCACCGGGACGCGCTGCGCCGTAAAGATTCGACGGTCGAGATTGACGGGACCTCTTATGCCCAAGTTTATTTTGTCATCGGCCGCGGCAATCCCGATTGGAGAGATAACGAGAAGTTCGCCAAGGAGATTCATGACCGGCTGGAGAACAAGTATCCCGGCATTTCAAGGGGAATCTGGGGCAAGTCGACGGCGCAAGGGAACGGAGAATACAACCAATCGTTGTCGCCGAACAGCGTAATTATGGAGATCGGGGGCATCGACAATACGCTGGAGGAAAATTACCGCACCGCAGAGGTGTTGGCGGAGCTGATTACCGAGATCGTGCGCGAGAAGACGAACGCGAAGCCGGTGATGAAGCCCGAGCAGAAGGAACAGCAGCGTCAGGCGCCGGGCCAAGCGCCCGAACGGAATACGGCAAGCCGGAAGAACGCTCAGCCGGGGGCCAATGGGTAA
- a CDS encoding sensor histidine kinase, which yields MKSGRRLAWHYASQWLLIGAMLLGCMFAAFLWVADRMSALDMSRNLPTSQLTRIVESVEVTQQGRVVWPDEVLQRLTSSGGWLQVLNEDGKVIDSFNAPSDMPAQYAPGEAVAYVHRELPSKYGIFIYIRSVGGRNITLLYGAYPPQSQLLDEWLASREEGVPSVESVRKLLVPHDAWVTRLNAAGRTLESWNKPADVAERLTLQEIALRSLQPEHYAHLLAYRYNPATGDTWVLQMPHQTEGAPLTAAGFRIASYQDIFLLAIGGVVATMIFVFLFMAWWQSTRLARPQLHVMRWTERIADGIYEEPADHRGLPRSERRSGKLKRNYRIYEDVMQALRQLASRLRSAEEERRQHDRQREEWLAGLSHDLKTPLASIVGYARMLEAKQYDWSREEVAEFASVMTEKAEWMDQLLQDLNLTYRLQSGSLPLQRERLCLDAWLEETLDDILDLRQHPKALIHYQRPDIPVWFSFDPRYFRRIIENICMNAFLHNPPGTALAISFLARDGVEALEFRDDGAGMDAETLRHLFTRYYRGLSTDRAAEGSGLGMAISRQLAEAHGCTLEASSEPGGGTVILLSLPGAEHRKI from the coding sequence ATGAAATCGGGCAGACGGCTGGCTTGGCATTACGCATCGCAATGGCTCTTAATCGGCGCGATGCTGCTCGGCTGCATGTTTGCGGCTTTCCTATGGGTCGCCGATCGGATGAGCGCGTTAGATATGAGCCGCAATCTGCCAACCAGCCAACTGACCCGGATTGTCGAATCGGTGGAGGTGACTCAGCAGGGGCGGGTTGTCTGGCCTGACGAGGTGCTCCAGCGGCTGACCTCGAGCGGGGGCTGGCTGCAGGTGCTGAATGAGGACGGCAAGGTAATCGATTCCTTCAATGCGCCCAGCGACATGCCGGCCCAGTATGCGCCGGGAGAAGCTGTCGCCTACGTGCATAGGGAGCTGCCTAGCAAGTACGGCATCTTTATTTATATTCGTTCCGTCGGCGGCCGCAACATTACGCTATTATACGGGGCTTACCCGCCGCAATCGCAGCTGCTGGATGAATGGCTGGCCTCACGGGAGGAAGGGGTTCCGTCCGTGGAATCCGTCCGCAAGCTCCTGGTGCCGCATGATGCATGGGTGACCCGCCTGAATGCCGCCGGCCGCACACTAGAATCCTGGAACAAGCCCGCAGACGTTGCCGAGCGGCTGACGCTGCAGGAGATTGCGCTGCGGTCGCTGCAGCCGGAGCATTATGCCCATTTGCTTGCGTACCGGTACAATCCGGCAACAGGCGACACGTGGGTGCTGCAAATGCCCCATCAGACGGAGGGAGCGCCGCTGACTGCAGCCGGCTTCCGTATCGCTTCCTATCAGGATATTTTTCTGCTTGCCATCGGGGGCGTTGTCGCGACGATGATCTTTGTGTTTCTGTTCATGGCCTGGTGGCAGAGCACCCGGCTTGCCCGGCCCCAGCTACATGTCATGCGTTGGACGGAGCGAATCGCGGACGGCATCTATGAAGAGCCGGCCGACCATCGCGGGCTTCCGCGTTCGGAGCGGCGCAGCGGCAAGTTGAAGCGGAATTACCGCATTTATGAAGACGTCATGCAGGCCCTCCGCCAGCTTGCTTCCCGGCTCCGCTCCGCCGAGGAGGAGCGCCGGCAGCATGACCGGCAGCGCGAGGAGTGGCTTGCGGGTCTGTCCCATGATCTGAAGACGCCGCTTGCCTCTATCGTAGGCTACGCACGCATGCTGGAGGCGAAGCAGTACGATTGGTCGCGGGAAGAGGTGGCCGAATTCGCCAGCGTCATGACCGAGAAGGCCGAATGGATGGATCAACTGCTGCAGGACTTGAATCTCACCTACCGGCTGCAGAGCGGAAGTCTGCCGCTGCAGAGAGAGCGTCTATGTCTCGATGCATGGCTGGAGGAGACGCTGGACGACATTCTCGATCTGCGGCAGCATCCGAAGGCGCTCATACACTATCAGCGGCCGGATATTCCGGTATGGTTCTCGTTCGATCCGAGATATTTTCGCAGAATTATAGAAAATATTTGCATGAATGCTTTTCTCCACAATCCGCCTGGTACAGCGTTGGCAATCTCTTTTCTTGCCCGCGATGGCGTGGAGGCGTTGGAATTCCGGGACGACGGCGCGGGCATGGATGCGGAGACGCTTCGTCATTTGTTCACGCGCTATTACCGCGGCCTGTCTACCGATCGGGCGGCCGAAGGCAGCGGCTTGGGGATGGCGATCTCGAGACAATTGGCCGAAGCGCATGGCTGCACTCTGGAGGCAAGCAGCGAGCCGGGCGGAGGAACGGTCATTCTATTATCTCTTCCTGGTGCGGAGCATCGAAAAATATAG
- the grpE gene encoding nucleotide exchange factor GrpE, giving the protein MERNDQVDSEAVDTADVEHNQEAAETSEAEGKTAEEAQAETAELKMARAQAEELQQRLLRAQADFDNFRRRTVKEKEELAQYASSKLVTELLPVLDNFERALAAAQTGSEEQSFVKGVDMIFRQFTQVLEQEGVKAMNAVGEPFNPEFHQAIMQVESEEHEEGIVVEEVQKGYMLKDRVLRPAMVKVSG; this is encoded by the coding sequence ATCGAGAGAAACGATCAGGTGGACTCGGAGGCTGTGGATACAGCCGACGTTGAACATAACCAAGAGGCCGCGGAGACATCCGAAGCAGAAGGCAAGACAGCGGAGGAAGCACAGGCAGAGACGGCAGAGCTGAAGATGGCCCGCGCGCAAGCAGAGGAGCTTCAGCAGCGCCTGCTGCGTGCCCAAGCGGACTTCGATAATTTCCGCCGCCGCACGGTGAAGGAGAAGGAAGAACTGGCACAGTACGCATCGTCCAAGCTGGTGACCGAGCTGCTTCCGGTGCTCGATAACTTCGAGCGCGCCTTGGCCGCAGCCCAGACAGGCAGCGAGGAGCAATCGTTCGTCAAAGGCGTGGACATGATCTTCCGCCAATTCACGCAGGTGCTGGAGCAGGAAGGCGTGAAGGCGATGAACGCTGTAGGCGAGCCGTTCAACCCGGAATTCCACCAGGCGATTATGCAGGTGGAGTCGGAAGAGCATGAGGAAGGCATCGTTGTGGAAGAAGTCCAAAAAGGCTATATGCTCAAGGATCGGGTGCTTCGCCCGGCCATGGTCAAGGTAAGCGGCTGA
- a CDS encoding translation initiation factor 2, translating into MSRFAKQVVGMMVLLVVGVFIGMEVTSVSIERIYGPVDTNRSSVPADSAWSERPAQEPLASPDEPAPVQAVQEREAAVPAIPPREWPAEAELPPAQGLPPVQDAAVNKLADQTAGLLQTLSQAGIRAVVGLFDGLF; encoded by the coding sequence ATGTCCCGCTTCGCGAAGCAGGTTGTAGGCATGATGGTTCTGTTGGTTGTCGGCGTCTTCATCGGAATGGAGGTGACCTCCGTCAGCATCGAGCGGATATACGGTCCGGTCGATACGAACCGGAGCTCCGTCCCTGCCGATTCGGCATGGTCTGAACGGCCTGCTCAAGAGCCGCTTGCGAGCCCGGACGAACCGGCCCCCGTGCAGGCTGTGCAGGAGCGGGAAGCAGCGGTTCCGGCCATTCCGCCCCGGGAATGGCCGGCAGAAGCCGAACTGCCGCCGGCGCAAGGGCTTCCCCCTGTCCAGGATGCGGCGGTCAACAAGCTGGCCGATCAGACCGCGGGTTTGCTGCAGACTTTATCGCAGGCGGGCATCCGCGCCGTCGTCGGCTTATTCGATGGATTATTTTGA
- the lepA gene encoding translation elongation factor 4, whose translation MTELLSRQKKIRNFCIIAHIDHGKSTLADRILEYTGALAAREMQSQVLDKMDLERERGITIKLQAVRLTYKADDGEEYILNLIDTPGHVDFTYEVSRSLAACEGALLVVDAAQGIEAQTLANVYLALDNNLEILPVINKIDLPSAEPDRVKQEIEDVIGLDCSNAVLASAKSGIGIREILEQIVREVPAPTGDPEEPLKALIFDSHYDPYKGVIVYVRVVNGSIRAGSKIKMMATNKTFEVIEVGAFKPRMTIIDELNVGDVGFVVAGIKNVGDTRVGDTVTDAKRPTAEPLPGYRRINPMVFCGLYPIDTSDYNDLREALEKLQLNDASLSFEPETSSALGFGFRCGFLGLLHMEIIQERIEREFNIPLITTAPSVIYHVTLTSGEQLTIDNPSNYPDQSKLDYVEEPYVKASIIVPNDFVGAIMELCQGKRGEFVDMQYLDTTRVTITYQIPLSEIVYDFFDQLKSSTRGYASFDYELSGYRKSNLVKMDILLNNEQVDALSVIVHKDRAYHRGKLLCEKLRELIPRQMFEVPVQAAIGTKIVARETVKAMRKNVLAKCYGGDISRKRKLLEKQKEGKKRMKQVGSVEVPQEAFMAVLKIDDSK comes from the coding sequence ATGACGGAATTGCTGTCACGACAAAAGAAGATTCGGAATTTTTGTATCATTGCGCATATTGACCACGGCAAGTCAACCCTTGCTGACCGGATTCTTGAATATACGGGAGCGCTGGCCGCCCGGGAAATGCAGTCACAGGTCCTTGACAAAATGGATCTGGAGCGGGAGCGGGGAATTACGATCAAGCTCCAGGCAGTCCGCCTGACCTACAAGGCAGATGACGGAGAAGAGTATATTCTGAACCTGATCGATACTCCGGGCCACGTGGACTTCACGTATGAAGTGTCACGGAGCTTGGCAGCCTGCGAAGGCGCCCTGCTGGTCGTCGATGCGGCGCAAGGCATTGAAGCGCAGACACTGGCGAATGTCTATCTCGCGCTGGACAACAACCTGGAGATTCTCCCGGTCATCAACAAGATTGACCTGCCAAGCGCCGAACCGGACCGCGTCAAGCAGGAGATCGAGGACGTAATCGGGCTCGATTGCTCGAATGCGGTGCTGGCGTCCGCCAAGTCGGGCATCGGCATCCGCGAGATCCTCGAGCAGATTGTAAGGGAAGTGCCGGCGCCGACCGGGGATCCGGAGGAGCCGCTGAAGGCGCTTATCTTCGATTCCCATTATGATCCGTACAAAGGCGTCATCGTCTATGTCCGGGTCGTCAACGGCTCCATCCGCGCGGGCAGCAAGATTAAGATGATGGCAACGAACAAGACGTTCGAAGTTATTGAGGTGGGTGCGTTCAAGCCCCGCATGACCATCATCGACGAGCTGAACGTGGGCGATGTCGGCTTCGTCGTCGCCGGGATCAAAAACGTAGGCGATACGCGCGTCGGGGATACGGTCACCGATGCGAAGCGTCCGACCGCCGAACCGCTCCCGGGGTACCGCCGCATCAACCCGATGGTATTCTGCGGGCTGTATCCGATTGATACGTCGGACTACAATGATTTGCGTGAAGCATTGGAGAAGCTGCAGCTGAATGACGCTTCGCTCTCCTTCGAGCCGGAGACCTCATCGGCGCTCGGCTTCGGCTTCCGCTGCGGCTTCCTCGGCTTGCTCCACATGGAGATTATTCAGGAGCGCATCGAGCGCGAATTCAATATTCCGCTCATTACGACGGCGCCAAGCGTTATCTACCATGTGACGCTGACGAGCGGGGAGCAGCTGACGATCGATAACCCGTCGAACTACCCGGATCAGAGCAAGCTCGACTATGTCGAGGAGCCATACGTCAAGGCGTCCATCATCGTCCCGAACGATTTCGTCGGCGCGATTATGGAGCTATGCCAGGGCAAGCGCGGCGAATTCGTGGATATGCAATATCTCGACACGACCCGGGTTACGATTACGTACCAGATTCCGTTGTCCGAGATCGTATACGATTTCTTCGATCAGCTGAAGTCCAGCACACGCGGCTATGCTTCGTTCGACTACGAGCTATCAGGCTACCGCAAATCGAACCTTGTTAAGATGGACATTTTGCTCAACAACGAGCAGGTCGATGCCTTGTCGGTCATCGTGCATAAGGATCGGGCGTACCATCGGGGCAAGCTGCTGTGCGAGAAGCTGCGCGAGCTGATACCGCGCCAGATGTTCGAAGTGCCGGTCCAAGCGGCCATCGGAACGAAGATCGTCGCCCGCGAGACGGTCAAGGCGATGCGCAAGAATGTCTTGGCCAAATGTTACGGGGGGGACATCTCCCGGAAGCGGAAGCTGCTGGAGAAGCAGAAGGAAGGTAAGAAGCGCATGAAGCAGGTCGGCAGCGTGGAAGTGCCTCAGGAAGCGTTCATGGCCGTGCTTAAAATTGATGATAGTAAGTAG
- a CDS encoding N-acetyltransferase, which yields MIPIVRKAVPEDIDALTELIRFYAEQGIMLPRSRKLLEAQLEHFVVAELDEQLVGCGSLCQLGSDLVEIRSLGIVPECKGRGIGSLLVDKLLEEAEARSIPKVMALTYEARFFQKNGFEIVEKEIFPEKVWTDCVHCKKRHCCDEIAVLKVLN from the coding sequence ATGATACCCATCGTAAGAAAAGCTGTACCGGAAGACATTGACGCTTTAACTGAACTTATCCGTTTTTATGCAGAGCAAGGGATCATGCTTCCCCGTTCGCGCAAATTGCTGGAGGCGCAATTGGAGCACTTCGTTGTGGCGGAACTCGATGAGCAGCTGGTCGGCTGCGGTTCGCTGTGCCAGCTCGGGAGCGATCTGGTCGAGATCCGCTCGCTGGGCATCGTTCCCGAATGCAAGGGCCGGGGCATTGGTTCGCTCCTGGTTGACAAGCTCCTGGAAGAGGCGGAGGCCCGATCGATACCGAAGGTGATGGCCTTGACGTATGAAGCGCGTTTTTTTCAGAAGAATGGCTTCGAGATCGTGGAGAAGGAGATTTTCCCGGAAAAGGTATGGACCGACTGTGTCCATTGCAAAAAGCGGCACTGCTGCGATGAAATAGCTGTCCTGAAAGTACTGAACTGA
- the hemW gene encoding radical SAM family heme chaperone HemW gives MTRNERSEGAHPSSEGRAPRAVYIHIPFCTNKCHYCDFNSYVLKGQPVMDYLRALEHEMEHTVQQHPPGVIDSIFVGGGTPTVLTPEQMDYFLTSVRRAFPQWSPDIEFTMEANPGTTDADKLQVMREGGVNRISFGVQSFNNDLLTGIGRIHNTDDVYRSIDNAKRAGFANMSIDLMFGLPNQTVEMVGHSVEKALELDLPHLSIYSLKVEENTLFHAMYHRNELPLPSEEDELDMYMLIMDRMKAAGYEQYEISNFARPGYASRHNATYWRNEDYYGLGAGAHGYVGRQRHLNIKGVTPYNDACKQGLPRLDSFRVEEAEAMEDFMMVGLRMLEGICIERFSEQFNGALLDKVFAQPIKRLLKKGLLEPTEAGYRLTEQGLLFGNDVFAAFVGALAQGTKQ, from the coding sequence ATGACACGGAACGAACGAAGCGAAGGGGCTCATCCTTCATCTGAAGGCCGCGCTCCGCGCGCGGTCTATATCCACATCCCGTTCTGCACGAATAAATGCCACTATTGCGATTTTAATTCCTATGTGCTTAAGGGGCAGCCGGTGATGGACTACCTGAGAGCGCTGGAGCACGAAATGGAGCATACCGTTCAACAACATCCCCCCGGGGTGATTGATTCGATATTCGTCGGCGGAGGGACGCCGACCGTATTGACGCCGGAGCAGATGGATTATTTTTTGACGTCGGTGCGGCGCGCCTTTCCGCAGTGGAGCCCGGATATCGAGTTCACGATGGAAGCCAATCCCGGCACAACCGATGCGGACAAGCTGCAGGTCATGCGGGAGGGCGGCGTGAACCGGATCAGCTTCGGAGTCCAATCCTTCAACAATGATCTATTGACCGGCATCGGCCGCATCCATAATACGGACGACGTCTACCGGAGCATCGACAACGCGAAGCGCGCCGGATTCGCCAATATGTCCATCGACCTGATGTTCGGCCTGCCCAACCAGACGGTCGAGATGGTAGGGCATAGCGTCGAGAAAGCGTTGGAGCTCGATCTCCCTCATCTGTCCATTTACAGCCTGAAGGTGGAAGAGAACACGCTGTTCCATGCGATGTACCACCGCAATGAGCTGCCGCTTCCGAGCGAAGAGGACGAGCTGGATATGTATATGCTCATCATGGATCGGATGAAGGCGGCCGGCTATGAGCAGTACGAGATCAGCAACTTCGCGCGGCCGGGCTACGCGAGCCGGCATAATGCGACCTATTGGCGCAATGAGGACTATTACGGCCTCGGCGCTGGCGCGCATGGATATGTCGGCCGGCAGCGGCATCTGAACATCAAGGGCGTCACTCCGTATAATGACGCCTGCAAGCAAGGCTTGCCGCGGCTGGATTCATTTCGGGTCGAGGAAGCGGAAGCGATGGAAGATTTCATGATGGTCGGCCTGCGGATGCTGGAAGGGATCTGCATTGAGCGCTTCTCGGAGCAATTCAATGGCGCACTGCTCGACAAAGTGTTCGCTCAGCCGATCAAGCGGCTGCTGAAGAAGGGGCTGCTGGAGCCGACGGAAGCGGGCTATCGGCTGACAGAGCAGGGGCTGTTGTTCGGCAATGATGTGTTCGCCGCCTTCGTCGGCGCGCTGGCTCAAGGAACGAAGCAATAA
- the hrcA gene encoding heat-inducible transcriptional repressor HrcA, whose product MLTERQRMILNAIIDDYIRSAEPVGSRSISKRGDVNFSPATIRNEMSDLEELGYLEQPHTSAGRIPSHKGYRYYVDHLVRLDRLSSEDVLRLKSVFAEKITAMEEIVQHTASILSQLTNYTSIALGPEVFDASLRHFQLLPLNENTAVAIVVTSTGHVENKTVTLPEGVSASELETVVNLLNAKLVGVPLYKLRAQLYNEIGQEMSQYVSHVQELMALVESVLADNNDHRQVYLSGATNMLTQPEFQDVDKIKTIWELLEETPALIKVVGSAPSGIQVRIGQENVHAAITNCSMITATYSVDGQTLGTLGILGPTRMEYAKVINLMNHLSGQMAVFMHQWYK is encoded by the coding sequence ATGTTGACGGAACGCCAGCGTATGATTTTGAATGCTATCATAGATGATTATATCCGTTCTGCGGAACCGGTCGGATCTCGCAGCATTTCGAAGCGGGGCGATGTGAATTTCAGCCCGGCTACGATTCGCAACGAGATGTCCGATCTGGAAGAGCTCGGTTATCTGGAGCAGCCGCACACGTCAGCAGGGCGCATTCCATCTCATAAAGGGTACCGTTATTATGTCGATCATCTCGTTCGTCTTGATCGTCTGTCCAGCGAAGACGTCTTGCGGTTGAAGTCGGTCTTCGCGGAGAAGATAACAGCGATGGAAGAGATTGTGCAGCATACGGCATCGATTTTGTCTCAATTGACCAATTATACGTCAATCGCGCTGGGGCCGGAAGTTTTCGACGCCTCGCTTCGTCATTTTCAGCTGCTTCCGCTGAATGAGAATACGGCGGTCGCGATTGTCGTGACGAGCACGGGCCATGTCGAGAACAAGACCGTCACGCTGCCGGAGGGCGTCTCCGCTTCCGAGTTGGAGACCGTGGTTAACCTGCTGAACGCCAAGCTTGTCGGCGTTCCTCTATATAAGCTGCGTGCGCAGCTGTATAACGAGATTGGACAGGAAATGAGCCAATATGTGTCGCATGTCCAGGAGCTGATGGCGCTCGTGGAAAGTGTTTTGGCCGACAATAACGACCATCGGCAAGTCTATTTGAGCGGGGCCACGAACATGCTGACCCAGCCTGAATTCCAGGATGTCGACAAGATTAAGACGATCTGGGAGCTGCTCGAAGAGACGCCGGCCTTGATCAAGGTCGTGGGCTCTGCCCCTTCCGGTATCCAGGTCCGCATCGGCCAAGAGAATGTGCATGCCGCGATTACGAATTGCAGCATGATTACTGCAACCTATTCGGTTGACGGACAGACGCTGGGTACGCTCGGCATTCTGGGACCGACCCGGATGGAGTATGCGAAGGTCATCAATCTGATGAACCATCTGTCCGGCCAAATGGCGGTATTCATGCATCAATGGTATAAATAA